Proteins encoded by one window of Pseudonocardia alni:
- a CDS encoding glycosyltransferase family 4 protein, with translation MPTSDHSSRTLTIGHLVESLDDRGVAAALGDLAAAAPDAGFRVVVVALAPSGHSDVAERMARAGAPPVELNVAPWDPRAVLKVLAAFREHGVDLVHTHGARPDVVGSAAAARLRVPAVSTLHHIHEHPADRGDQLRRTAKTLARKRFMNRTIATSALQRDWYRRAAGSTEGLSVIPDGAADPGEGTPEERERLRRGLGVDDHEVVAVSVAPMRRGQGQDMLLDAVAGIGPDEPLTVVLGGDGPLRPWLESRVAADEALSGRVTFRRSTDPVALLRAADVQLHTTRHDTMPRMLLLGHGTGTPAVATRVGGIPEIVTRETGLLAPVDATRIADELVRLTRDADLRARLGAGARRRFLDRFAAAPWAVRLGDVYRSAAGVAGAPAPAELDTPEPVGRG, from the coding sequence GTGCCCACCAGCGATCACAGCAGCAGGACCCTGACGATCGGACACCTCGTCGAGTCGCTCGACGACCGCGGCGTCGCCGCCGCGCTCGGTGACCTCGCCGCCGCGGCCCCGGACGCCGGGTTCCGGGTGGTGGTCGTCGCGCTGGCCCCCTCCGGACACTCCGACGTCGCCGAGCGCATGGCCCGCGCCGGGGCACCACCGGTCGAGCTGAACGTCGCGCCGTGGGACCCGCGTGCCGTGCTGAAGGTCCTCGCCGCGTTCCGGGAGCACGGTGTCGACCTGGTGCACACCCACGGCGCCCGGCCCGACGTCGTCGGCTCCGCCGCCGCGGCCCGGCTGCGGGTGCCCGCGGTGTCCACGCTGCACCACATCCACGAGCACCCCGCCGACCGCGGCGACCAGCTCCGGCGGACCGCGAAGACGTTGGCGCGCAAACGGTTCATGAATCGCACGATCGCGACGTCAGCCCTGCAGCGCGACTGGTACCGCCGCGCCGCCGGGTCCACCGAGGGCCTGTCGGTGATCCCGGACGGCGCCGCCGACCCGGGCGAGGGCACGCCCGAGGAGCGGGAGCGGCTGCGGCGCGGGCTCGGCGTGGACGACCACGAGGTCGTCGCCGTCTCGGTCGCGCCGATGCGCCGCGGCCAGGGGCAGGACATGCTGCTCGACGCCGTCGCCGGGATCGGACCGGACGAGCCGCTCACCGTGGTGCTCGGCGGCGACGGGCCGCTGCGGCCGTGGCTGGAGTCGCGCGTCGCCGCCGACGAGGCGCTGTCCGGCCGGGTGACGTTCCGCCGCAGCACCGACCCGGTCGCGCTGCTCCGCGCCGCCGACGTGCAGCTGCACACGACCCGGCACGACACGATGCCCCGCATGCTGCTGCTCGGCCACGGCACCGGGACCCCGGCGGTCGCGACGCGGGTCGGCGGGATCCCGGAGATCGTGACCCGCGAGACCGGCCTGCTGGCCCCGGTCGACGCCACCCGGATCGCCGACGAGCTGGTGCGGCTGACCCGCGACGCCGACCTGCGCGCCCGGCTCGGGGCCGGGGCCCGGCGGCGGTTCCTCGACCGGTTCGCGGCGGCACCGTGGGCGGTCCGGCTCGGTGACGTCTACCGCAGCGCGGCCGGGGTGGCGGGCGCGCCCGCTCCCGCCGAGCTGGACACGCCGGAGCCGGTGGGCCGGGGCTGA
- a CDS encoding fumarylacetoacetate hydrolase family protein: MRLVRYDSGQGPRTGRVETGGDGDVVRELGPSGPGAVAGRLAEVVLLAPCDPRTIVCVGSNYPCQLAEKGRPRPERPALFLKAPNAVVGPGEPVLRPAGVERLEYEGELAVVIGRRARDLDERTAWSHVLGLTCANDVTAHDYRADGQWARAKSADTFCPLGPWIETEPGAGPWGLRTTLNGRTVQESDTGAMIFDVARILAHVTRWITLQPGDVVLTGSPGGVGPMTAGDRVTVEIDGVGTLENPVAERPTPVVH, translated from the coding sequence ATGCGACTGGTCCGCTACGACTCCGGCCAGGGCCCCCGCACGGGGCGGGTCGAGACCGGCGGCGACGGCGACGTCGTCCGCGAGCTGGGCCCGTCCGGGCCGGGGGCGGTCGCCGGGCGGCTCGCCGAGGTCGTCCTGCTCGCCCCCTGCGACCCCCGCACCATCGTGTGCGTCGGGAGCAACTACCCCTGCCAGCTCGCCGAGAAGGGGCGTCCCCGCCCGGAGCGGCCCGCGCTGTTCCTCAAGGCGCCCAACGCCGTCGTCGGACCGGGGGAGCCGGTGCTGCGCCCGGCCGGGGTGGAACGGCTGGAGTACGAGGGCGAGCTCGCGGTGGTGATCGGCCGCCGGGCCCGTGACCTGGACGAACGCACCGCCTGGTCGCACGTGCTCGGCCTGACCTGCGCCAACGACGTCACCGCGCACGACTACCGCGCCGATGGGCAGTGGGCGCGGGCGAAGAGCGCGGACACCTTCTGCCCGCTCGGGCCGTGGATCGAGACCGAGCCGGGCGCGGGGCCGTGGGGGCTGCGGACCACGCTGAACGGCCGCACCGTCCAGGAGTCCGACACCGGGGCGATGATCTTCGACGTCGCGCGGATCCTCGCCCACGTGACCCGTTGGATCACGCTGCAGCCCGGTGACGTCGTGCTCACCGGCAGCCCCGGCGGGGTCGGGCCGATGACCGCGGGGGACCGGGTCACCGTCGAGATCGACGGCGTCGGGACACTGGAGAACCCGGTCGCCGAGCGGCCCACGCCCGTCGTGCACTGA
- a CDS encoding FAD-binding and (Fe-S)-binding domain-containing protein: protein MTAELTRPATATTAVPGLEETLRSRVTGEVAFDDYSRHLFSRDASMYAITPLGVVFPRTHDDVAAAVRTAAEFGVPVVPRGAGTSLAGQTVGPGLVLDLSRHLNRIVELDPVARTAVVEAGVVQDQLNRAAAAHGLMFGPDTSTSNRATIGGMIGNNSAGSGSLTFGMTIDHVRALDVVLSDGSTARLEPVDADERRRRAAADTLEGALYRELPALVTENEDAIAAGMPLFWRRACGYRLDRLAGFAESGTFDLATFVVGAEGTLVLATRAVVDLVPKPARTVYAVGHFDTVHGAISATADALSCDPHQVEMMDRTILDLSRRKIEYADLGNHLVGDPAALLFVSFSGDDEAGLVAKLRALAALWERHGHGYHTLELVTPAEQAALLKVRKSSLGLLMAAGEGTRRPLAFVEDTAVAPEHLAEYTARFKQILDENRLEAGFYGHCSVGCLHIRPFVDLTDPAQVATMRRVAERIKDLVAEYGGVNSSEHGDGLARSEFNREIFGDELYEAMRRVKALFDPGNVMNPGKIVDAPSMTENLRDRDALPPAPRLTTALSFEVIGGPGATGMRDAADRCMNIGLCRKTTAGVMCPSYQVTLEEEHSTRGRANALVKALSEPDPAAGLADGRLHEILDLCLMCKACKSECPMGVDMASLKAEALHQQHAVHGTPLRSRLFGAIRTLNRLGSATAPLSNLPGRVGVLRRLAERTVGITARRPLPRFDRDNLVRWFRRRDPARAAAPAGTVVWLADSFTTFTEPHIGRAAIGLLERAGWRVELAGGGCCGRSSLSKGLLDDARRKATGLVTSLARDTPADAPIVGCEPSCVFTLRDETLALLPDSAEARSVGERVRQVEELLVEALDDGRLVLPERSALSGRRVVYHGHCHQKAEVGTAATLALLRRIPGLEVSEIDSGCCGMAGSFGFEAEHYATSMEVGRDRLLPAIEAESADTLVAATGVSCRQQIFHGAGRTAWHPLELVREALGPAGTV from the coding sequence ATGACCGCCGAGCTGACCCGTCCCGCCACCGCCACCACCGCCGTCCCGGGTCTGGAGGAGACGCTCCGGTCCCGGGTGACCGGCGAGGTCGCCTTCGACGACTACAGCCGCCACCTCTTCTCCCGTGACGCGAGCATGTACGCGATCACCCCGCTCGGAGTGGTCTTCCCCCGTACCCACGACGACGTCGCCGCGGCCGTGCGCACCGCGGCCGAGTTCGGCGTGCCGGTCGTCCCGCGCGGTGCCGGCACCAGCCTGGCCGGCCAGACCGTCGGACCGGGGCTCGTGCTCGACCTGTCCCGGCACCTCAACCGGATCGTCGAGCTCGATCCGGTGGCGCGCACCGCCGTCGTCGAGGCGGGGGTGGTGCAGGACCAGCTCAACCGGGCCGCGGCCGCGCACGGGCTCATGTTCGGCCCGGACACCTCCACGAGCAACCGGGCCACGATCGGCGGGATGATCGGCAACAACTCCGCGGGCAGCGGGTCGCTGACCTTCGGCATGACGATCGACCACGTCCGCGCGCTCGACGTCGTGCTGTCCGACGGCTCCACCGCCCGGCTGGAACCCGTCGACGCCGACGAGCGCCGCCGTCGCGCCGCCGCGGACACCCTGGAGGGCGCCCTCTACCGCGAGCTCCCCGCGCTGGTCACGGAGAACGAGGACGCGATCGCCGCGGGCATGCCGCTGTTCTGGCGCCGGGCCTGCGGCTACCGGCTGGACCGGCTCGCGGGCTTCGCGGAGTCCGGGACGTTCGACCTGGCGACGTTCGTCGTCGGCGCCGAGGGCACGCTGGTGCTGGCGACCCGCGCCGTCGTCGACCTGGTGCCCAAGCCCGCGCGGACGGTCTACGCCGTCGGCCACTTCGACACCGTGCACGGCGCCATCTCCGCCACCGCCGACGCGCTGAGCTGCGATCCGCACCAGGTCGAGATGATGGACAGGACCATCCTCGACCTGTCCCGACGCAAGATCGAGTACGCCGACCTGGGCAACCACCTCGTCGGTGACCCGGCCGCGCTCCTGTTCGTCTCGTTCTCCGGCGACGACGAGGCCGGGCTGGTGGCGAAGCTGCGCGCACTGGCGGCGCTCTGGGAGCGCCACGGCCACGGCTACCACACCCTGGAGCTGGTCACCCCCGCCGAGCAGGCCGCGCTGCTCAAGGTCCGCAAGTCCAGCCTCGGGCTGCTCATGGCGGCGGGGGAGGGCACCCGGCGCCCGCTGGCCTTCGTCGAGGACACCGCGGTGGCCCCCGAGCACCTGGCCGAGTACACCGCGCGGTTCAAGCAGATCCTCGACGAGAACCGTCTCGAGGCGGGGTTCTACGGCCACTGCTCGGTCGGCTGCCTGCACATCCGCCCGTTCGTCGACCTCACCGACCCGGCCCAGGTCGCCACGATGCGCCGGGTCGCGGAGCGGATCAAGGACCTGGTCGCCGAGTACGGCGGCGTGAACTCCTCCGAGCACGGCGACGGGCTGGCGCGCTCGGAGTTCAACCGCGAGATCTTCGGCGACGAGCTGTACGAGGCGATGCGCCGGGTCAAGGCCCTGTTCGACCCGGGGAACGTCATGAACCCCGGCAAGATCGTCGACGCCCCGTCGATGACCGAGAACCTGCGCGACCGCGACGCGCTGCCGCCCGCCCCGCGGCTGACCACGGCGCTGTCGTTCGAGGTGATCGGCGGCCCCGGCGCCACCGGGATGCGCGACGCCGCCGACCGCTGCATGAACATCGGCCTGTGCCGCAAGACCACGGCCGGGGTGATGTGCCCGTCCTACCAGGTCACCCTCGAGGAGGAGCACTCCACGCGCGGCCGGGCGAACGCACTGGTCAAGGCGCTGTCCGAGCCGGACCCGGCCGCCGGGCTCGCCGACGGGCGGCTGCACGAGATCCTCGACCTGTGCCTGATGTGCAAGGCCTGCAAGAGCGAGTGCCCGATGGGCGTGGACATGGCCTCGCTCAAGGCCGAGGCGCTCCACCAGCAGCACGCGGTGCACGGCACGCCGCTGCGCTCGCGGCTGTTCGGTGCGATCCGCACGCTGAACCGGCTCGGGTCGGCGACCGCGCCGCTGTCCAACCTGCCCGGCCGGGTCGGGGTGCTGCGCCGGCTCGCCGAGCGGACGGTCGGGATCACCGCGCGCCGCCCGCTGCCGCGCTTCGACCGGGACAACCTGGTGCGGTGGTTCCGGCGTCGTGACCCCGCGCGGGCCGCCGCACCGGCCGGGACCGTCGTGTGGCTGGCCGACTCGTTCACCACCTTCACCGAGCCGCACATCGGGCGGGCCGCGATCGGCCTGCTGGAGCGTGCCGGGTGGCGGGTCGAGCTGGCCGGCGGCGGCTGCTGCGGCCGGTCCAGCCTGTCCAAGGGACTGCTCGACGACGCCCGTCGCAAGGCGACCGGCCTGGTCACCTCGCTCGCCCGGGACACACCGGCCGACGCGCCGATCGTCGGCTGCGAGCCGTCGTGCGTGTTCACCCTGCGCGACGAGACCCTCGCCCTGCTCCCGGACAGCGCCGAGGCCCGGTCGGTGGGCGAGCGGGTCCGCCAGGTCGAGGAGCTGCTCGTCGAGGCCCTCGACGACGGCCGCCTGGTCCTGCCGGAGCGGTCGGCGCTGAGCGGGCGGCGCGTGGTCTACCACGGGCACTGCCACCAGAAGGCCGAGGTCGGGACCGCGGCGACGCTCGCGCTGCTGCGCCGCATCCCCGGGCTGGAGGTCTCCGAGATCGACTCCGGCTGCTGCGGGATGGCAGGCTCGTTCGGCTTCGAGGCCGAGCACTACGCGACCTCGATGGAGGTCGGCCGGGACCGGCTGCTCCCGGCGATCGAGGCCGAGTCCGCCGACACCCTGGTCGCCGCGACCGGCGTCTCCTGCCGCCAGCAGATCTTCCACGGCGCCGGGCGCACCGCCTGGCACCCGCTGGAGCTGGTGCGCGAGGCACTCGGCCCGGCCGGGACGGTGTGA
- a CDS encoding pyridoxal-phosphate-dependent aminotransferase family protein — MTYAAGRHFLQIPGPTNVPDSVLRAMSAATIDHRGPDFQALGTELLRDVRPVFGTTGPVVMYPATGTGAWEAALVNTLNPGETVLCFETGHFATLWQEMAGRLGLRVDLVPGDWRHGADPAVVAERLAADTGRRIAAVCVVHNETSTGVTSRVAEIRAAMDAADHPALLLVDTISSLGSMDYRHDEWGVDVTVAGSQKGLMLPPGMSFNAISAKALERSRTATMPRTFWDWGPMLAANERGFFPYTPNTNLMYGLKEALRLLHDEGLENVFARHTRHAEATRAAVRAWGLEVLALDEREYSSALTAVLVPDDVDADKVRAVILDRFDMSLGAGLGRLAGRIFRIGHLGAFNDLTLAGTLAGVQMGLGLAGVPVAGSGLDAALERLQTD; from the coding sequence ATGACGTACGCAGCCGGTCGGCACTTCCTGCAGATCCCCGGCCCGACGAACGTGCCGGACTCGGTGCTGCGCGCCATGTCGGCCGCGACGATCGACCACCGCGGTCCGGACTTCCAGGCGCTGGGGACGGAGCTGCTGCGCGACGTCCGCCCGGTCTTCGGCACCACCGGCCCGGTCGTGATGTACCCGGCCACCGGCACCGGCGCGTGGGAGGCGGCCCTGGTCAACACCCTGAACCCGGGGGAGACGGTGCTGTGCTTCGAGACCGGGCACTTCGCCACGCTGTGGCAGGAGATGGCGGGCCGGCTCGGGCTCCGGGTGGACCTCGTGCCCGGCGACTGGCGGCACGGGGCGGACCCCGCCGTCGTCGCCGAGCGGCTCGCCGCCGACACCGGCCGCCGGATCGCCGCCGTCTGCGTGGTGCACAACGAGACCTCGACCGGTGTCACCAGCCGGGTCGCCGAGATCCGCGCCGCGATGGACGCCGCCGACCACCCGGCCCTGCTGCTGGTCGACACCATCTCCTCGCTCGGCTCGATGGACTACCGGCACGACGAGTGGGGTGTCGACGTGACCGTCGCCGGCTCGCAGAAGGGGCTGATGCTGCCACCGGGGATGAGCTTCAACGCGATCAGCGCCAAGGCCCTGGAGCGCTCCCGCACCGCGACGATGCCGCGCACCTTCTGGGACTGGGGCCCGATGCTCGCGGCCAACGAGCGCGGCTTCTTCCCCTACACCCCGAACACCAACCTCATGTACGGGCTCAAGGAGGCGCTGCGCCTGCTCCACGACGAGGGCCTGGAGAACGTCTTCGCCCGCCACACCCGCCACGCCGAGGCCACCCGGGCCGCGGTGCGGGCGTGGGGCCTGGAGGTGCTGGCCCTCGACGAGCGCGAGTACTCCAGCGCGCTCACCGCCGTGCTCGTCCCCGACGACGTCGACGCCGACAAGGTCCGCGCGGTGATCCTCGACCGCTTCGACATGTCGCTGGGCGCCGGTCTCGGCCGCCTCGCCGGGCGGATCTTCCGGATCGGCCACCTCGGTGCGTTCAACGACCTCACGCTGGCCGGGACCCTCGCCGGTGTCCAGATGGGCCTCGGTCTCGCCGGGGTGCCGGTCGCGGGCTCCGGCCTCGACGCGGCGCTGGAGCGGCTGCAGACCGACTGA
- a CDS encoding SLC13 family permease: MSIELITIVALALVFLIATILPVHMGALAFVAAFVVGTAFVGEDTDDIVGGFPGDLFVILVGVTLLFAIAKGNGTVDRLVQLAVRAVGGRIALIPWVMFGVTAVLTAVGAVVPAAVAIIAPIGMGFAQRYKINPMLMGLLIINGASAGGFSPISIFGSIVNGVVARNNLPSNPGLLFFSSFVFNLALSIVVFLMFGGRELLRRSRDAAGSSGAGDDRVAVAAEPGTSLALGGGAVPHGRSRTVTGGAGSGGSGAAEPVGPDDDEPHRPLERDHVFTILGLVALAVGALAFGLDVGFTALTVAAVLSIISPSSAKAAVGQVAWPTVLLICGIVTFVSLMERVGTIDWLGTLVTTIGSPLLAAIIICLIGAIVSAFASTTGILGALIPLAVPFLLAGEVGAVGLIIALSLSSSVVDSSPFSTSGALVVANAPADQTDRVFRGLMIWGFSMCAVAPLLSWLIFVVPGWG; the protein is encoded by the coding sequence ATGTCCATCGAACTCATCACCATCGTGGCACTCGCCCTGGTGTTCCTGATAGCGACGATCCTCCCGGTCCACATGGGCGCGCTGGCCTTCGTCGCCGCGTTCGTCGTCGGCACGGCGTTCGTCGGGGAGGACACCGACGACATCGTCGGCGGGTTTCCCGGCGACCTGTTCGTGATCCTCGTCGGCGTGACCCTGCTGTTCGCCATCGCCAAGGGCAACGGGACGGTGGATCGCCTGGTCCAGCTGGCGGTACGGGCCGTCGGTGGCCGAATCGCCCTGATCCCGTGGGTCATGTTCGGCGTCACCGCCGTCCTGACCGCGGTCGGCGCCGTCGTCCCCGCCGCGGTCGCCATCATCGCGCCGATCGGCATGGGATTCGCCCAGCGCTACAAGATCAACCCGATGCTGATGGGCCTTCTCATCATCAACGGGGCGAGCGCCGGCGGCTTCTCGCCGATCAGCATCTTCGGCAGCATCGTGAACGGTGTCGTCGCCCGCAACAACCTGCCGAGCAATCCGGGGCTGCTGTTCTTCTCGTCGTTCGTGTTCAATCTCGCGCTCAGCATCGTCGTGTTCCTGATGTTCGGCGGGCGGGAACTGCTCCGCCGTTCCCGGGATGCCGCGGGATCCTCGGGCGCCGGCGACGACCGGGTCGCCGTGGCCGCCGAGCCGGGCACCTCACTCGCCCTGGGCGGCGGCGCCGTGCCGCACGGCCGGTCACGGACGGTCACCGGCGGGGCCGGGTCGGGTGGGTCCGGGGCCGCCGAGCCGGTCGGCCCGGACGACGACGAGCCGCACCGCCCGCTCGAACGCGACCACGTGTTCACGATCCTGGGCCTGGTCGCCCTGGCCGTCGGCGCACTCGCGTTCGGCCTCGACGTCGGCTTCACCGCGCTCACCGTGGCCGCGGTCCTCTCGATCATCTCGCCGTCGTCGGCCAAGGCGGCCGTCGGGCAGGTCGCGTGGCCGACGGTACTGCTGATCTGCGGGATCGTGACCTTCGTGTCGCTGATGGAGCGGGTCGGCACCATCGACTGGCTCGGCACCCTCGTGACGACGATCGGGTCCCCGCTGCTGGCCGCGATCATCATCTGCCTGATCGGCGCGATCGTGTCCGCGTTCGCCTCGACCACCGGCATCCTCGGCGCCCTGATCCCGCTGGCCGTGCCGTTCCTGCTCGCCGGCGAGGTGGGCGCGGTCGGCCTGATCATCGCGCTGTCGCTGTCGTCGTCGGTGGTGGACTCCTCGCCGTTCTCCACCAGCGGGGCGCTCGTCGTCGCGAACGCGCCGGCCGACCAGACAGACCGGGTGTTCCGCGGGCTCATGATCTGGGGCTTCAGCATGTGCGCGGTGGCACCGCTGCTGAGCTGGCTGATCTTCGTCGTCCCCGGCTGGGGCTGA
- a CDS encoding IclR family transcriptional regulator, with product MPGTGARPGGGVQSVVRAFRILDVLAEADGELSISELAVAVDLPQPTIHRIVATLRELGHAHQVTNRRYTLGPRLIGLGDRASRVLGVRAGDDLRAVAERFGETANMAVLDGERAVYTAQVPGPHSMRTFTEVGRRVPLHSTGVGKALLAQLPAPAARRLLGSTGLPAATGHTVVDPDRLLEELDRIRRAGFAVDAEEQEVGVFCVAVPLAGVSSPAALSVSGPIHRFGHDRVAEAAALLRAAAEGIGGTLA from the coding sequence GTGCCGGGAACGGGAGCACGCCCGGGCGGCGGCGTCCAGTCCGTCGTCCGGGCCTTCCGGATCCTCGACGTGCTGGCCGAGGCGGACGGGGAGCTGTCGATCAGCGAGCTCGCCGTGGCCGTCGACCTGCCGCAGCCCACGATCCACCGGATCGTCGCGACCCTGCGCGAGCTCGGCCACGCCCACCAGGTCACCAACCGCCGCTACACCCTGGGGCCGCGGCTGATCGGGCTCGGGGACCGGGCGTCGCGGGTGCTGGGGGTGCGCGCCGGGGACGACCTGCGTGCGGTGGCGGAGCGGTTCGGCGAGACCGCCAACATGGCCGTGCTCGACGGGGAGCGCGCCGTCTACACCGCGCAGGTGCCCGGTCCGCACTCGATGCGCACGTTCACCGAGGTCGGGCGACGGGTGCCGCTGCACAGCACCGGCGTCGGGAAGGCGCTGCTCGCCCAGCTGCCCGCGCCCGCGGCCCGGCGGCTGCTGGGCTCCACCGGGCTGCCCGCGGCGACCGGCCACACCGTCGTCGACCCCGACCGGCTGCTCGAGGAGCTCGACCGCATCCGCCGGGCCGGGTTCGCCGTGGACGCCGAGGAGCAGGAGGTCGGCGTGTTCTGCGTGGCCGTCCCGCTCGCCGGGGTGTCCAGCCCGGCGGCGCTGTCGGTGTCCGGACCGATCCACCGCTTCGGGCACGACCGTGTCGCCGAGGCGGCCGCCCTGCTGCGGGCCGCCGCCGAGGGCATCGGCGGGACGCTCGCGTGA
- a CDS encoding GntR family transcriptional regulator, with product MTAVHAGTGGRIVAPPSMAELATDALRAMIFSGELALGERLVEARLTERLGVSRPPLREALQTLTHEGLVVAHPRRGATVRTLTRHDVYEIVTLREDLEALAVRLGVPVRVPERLERCRAALAAFEEVGRAGDESRFLHHKFEFHLSLVALAGHSRLTEAYRALSFQMQLCMAMNRTARRESLLENVERHRELLAVVEAGDPEVAQRALTEHGHTSFLLDLVDRLDGGTPESEEWLARRRGA from the coding sequence GTGACGGCGGTGCACGCGGGTACCGGTGGCCGGATCGTCGCGCCGCCGTCCATGGCGGAGCTGGCGACCGACGCCCTGCGCGCGATGATCTTCTCCGGCGAGCTCGCGCTGGGGGAGCGGCTGGTCGAGGCGCGCCTGACCGAGCGGCTCGGGGTCTCCCGCCCGCCGCTGCGTGAGGCGCTGCAGACGCTGACCCACGAGGGCCTGGTCGTCGCGCACCCGCGGCGTGGCGCGACCGTGCGCACGCTGACCCGGCACGACGTCTACGAGATCGTGACCCTGCGCGAGGACCTGGAGGCACTCGCCGTCCGCCTCGGCGTGCCGGTGCGGGTGCCCGAGCGGCTGGAGCGCTGCCGGGCGGCCCTGGCGGCGTTCGAGGAGGTCGGCCGGGCCGGCGACGAGAGCCGGTTCCTGCACCACAAGTTCGAGTTCCACCTGTCGCTGGTCGCACTCGCCGGGCACTCGCGGCTGACCGAGGCCTACCGGGCGCTGTCGTTCCAGATGCAGCTGTGCATGGCGATGAACCGCACCGCCCGTCGCGAGTCCCTGCTGGAGAACGTCGAGCGGCACCGCGAGCTGCTCGCCGTGGTCGAGGCGGGCGACCCGGAGGTCGCGCAGCGGGCCCTGACCGAGCACGGCCACACCTCGTTCCTGCTCGACCTCGTCGACCGGCTCGACGGCGGCACGCCGGAGTCCGAGGAGTGGCTCGCCCGCCGGCGTGGGGCCTGA
- a CDS encoding CaiB/BaiF CoA transferase family protein, which translates to MQTDPPLTGVLVLEVGAFMAAPFATMQLADLGARVVKVEPPGTGDPTRSAGPFLDGESSPFLRLNRNKESVVLDLKDERGRAAFLALVDRADVVVENLRPGAMDRLGLGYEALADRRPELVYASASGWGVDGAAATRPGLDIMAQAASGLMSVTGEPDGDPVKVGVPVCDLVTALYVALAVTAALRERDRSGTGQHIDVSLLESGVSLAVWEAGMYLGDGEVPARQGSAHQRYAPYQAVRTRDGHVTVGANTTRLWTSLCAALGLERLERDPRFADPGSRLANRVALIDCIETVTSTRSSSDVLAALDAAGVPCASIAGYDEVFTDPLLTGRDFFWDAPHPTLPAVRQLGSPMRFSRTPARRGTAGPPLGAATDDVLAELSDPARGGHA; encoded by the coding sequence ATGCAGACCGACCCACCGCTGACCGGAGTGCTCGTACTGGAGGTGGGGGCCTTCATGGCCGCGCCGTTCGCGACGATGCAGCTCGCCGACCTCGGGGCCCGGGTGGTCAAGGTCGAGCCGCCGGGCACCGGCGACCCGACCCGGTCCGCGGGCCCGTTCCTCGACGGCGAGAGCTCCCCGTTCCTGCGGCTCAACCGCAACAAGGAGTCCGTCGTCCTCGACCTCAAGGACGAGCGGGGCCGCGCCGCGTTCCTGGCCCTGGTCGACCGCGCCGACGTGGTGGTGGAGAACCTGCGGCCGGGCGCGATGGACCGGCTCGGGCTCGGCTACGAGGCCCTGGCCGACCGCCGTCCGGAGCTGGTGTACGCCTCGGCGTCGGGCTGGGGTGTCGACGGTGCGGCCGCGACACGGCCGGGGCTCGACATCATGGCGCAGGCCGCGAGCGGGCTGATGAGCGTGACCGGGGAGCCCGACGGCGACCCGGTCAAGGTGGGCGTGCCGGTCTGCGACCTGGTGACCGCGCTCTACGTGGCGCTCGCGGTGACCGCGGCGCTGCGCGAGCGGGACCGCTCCGGAACCGGTCAGCACATCGACGTCTCGCTACTGGAGTCGGGGGTCTCGCTCGCGGTGTGGGAGGCCGGCATGTACCTCGGCGACGGGGAGGTGCCCGCGCGGCAGGGCTCGGCCCACCAGCGCTACGCCCCCTACCAGGCCGTCCGCACCCGCGACGGGCACGTGACGGTCGGCGCGAACACCACCCGGCTCTGGACGTCGCTGTGCGCGGCGCTCGGGCTGGAACGCCTCGAGCGCGATCCGCGCTTCGCCGACCCCGGCTCGCGGCTGGCGAACCGGGTGGCGCTGATCGACTGCATCGAGACGGTCACGAGTACCCGGTCGTCGTCCGACGTGCTCGCCGCGCTCGACGCGGCCGGGGTCCCCTGCGCGTCCATCGCCGGCTACGACGAGGTCTTCACCGACCCGCTGCTCACCGGCCGGGACTTCTTCTGGGACGCCCCGCACCCGACCCTGCCCGCGGTCCGCCAGCTGGGGTCGCCGATGCGCTTCTCCCGCACCCCCGCGCGGCGGGGCACCGCCGGGCCCCCGCTCGGCGCGGCGACCGACGACGTCCTCGCCGAGCTGTCCGACCCCGCCCGCGGGGGCCACGCGTGA